A region of Malaclemys terrapin pileata isolate rMalTer1 chromosome 5, rMalTer1.hap1, whole genome shotgun sequence DNA encodes the following proteins:
- the BEND4 gene encoding BEN domain-containing protein 4 isoform X2, translating to MEEEMQAAEEGPSLPRLYRQRSPYSVLKTFPSKRPALPKRYERPTMVELPHLRPAGQPFPPAASSSSEPHHYPAAPGSYPSGPARAASLGHPRTPAPPLGPQAASSSSARYSHGQSGAAASGEGGISSSLELSAESRMILDAFAQQCSRVLNLLNCGGKLLDNNHSQSMISCVKQESTSYSERQEQCQLGKMVHSQTSDNLDIEMQYIQKKQQTSAFLRVFTDSLQNYLLSGSFASQNTSSVNDFGHLADVDPLSTSPVHTLGGWTSPATSESHGHPSSSTLPEEEEEEEEGYCPRCQELEQEVISLQQENEELRRKLESIPVPCQTVLDYLKTVLQHHNQLMIPQPTDHPTEGSKQLLNNYPVYITSKQWDEAVNSSKKDGRRLLRYLIRFVFTTDELKYSCGLGKRKRVH from the exons ATGGAGGAGGAGATGCAGGcggcagaggaggggcccagccTCCCCAGGCTCTACAGGCAGAGGAGCCCCTACAGCGTCCTCAAGACCTTCCCCAGCAAGAGACCAGCCCTGCCCAAGCGCTACGAGAGACCCACCATGGTGGAGCTCCCGCACCTCCGGCCGGCGGGGCAGCCCTTCCCGCCCGCCGCCTCCAGCAGCAGCGAGCCGCACCACTACCCGGCGGCGCCCGGCTCCTACCCCAGCGGGCCTGCCCGAGCCGCCTCGCTGGGCCACCCCAGGACTCCCGCCCCGCCGCTGGGGCCCCaggcagcctcctcctcctcggccCGCTACAGCCACGGCCAGTCGGGGGCCGCGGCCAGCGGCGAGGGCGGcatcagcagcagcctggagctgAGCGCAG AGAGTCGTATGATTCTGGATGCCTTTGCCCAACAATGCAGCCGGGTTCTTAATCTTTTAAATTGTGGTGGAAAACTACTGGACAACAATCACTCTCAGTCCATGATTTCTTGTGTAAAGCAGGAAAGCACAAGTTATAGTGAAAGACAAGAGCAGTGTCAGCTGGGGAAAATGGTCCATAGTCAGACGTCAGACAATTTAGACATAGAGATGCAGTATattcaaaagaaacaacaaacctCAGCCTTTCTGAGGGTTTTTACTGATTCCCTTCAAAACTATTTGCTTTCTGGGAGCTTTGCATCTCAGAACACCTCATCAGTAAATGATTTTGGCCATTTGGCAGATGTGGATCCACTTTCAACCTCTCCAGTACACACTTTAGGTGGATGGACATCCCCAGCAACCTCTGAATCCCATGGTCACCCATCATCATCTACACttccagaggaggaagaggaggaggaggagggatactGTCCCCGATGTCAAGAGCTAGAGCAGGAGGTAATTTCACTACAACAAGAAAATGAGGAACTCCGGAGAAAACTAGAGAGCATTCCAG TGCCCTGCCAGACTGTTTTAGATTATTTGAAGACTGTACTTCAGCATCACAACCAACTTATGATACCTCAACCAACAGACCATCCAACAGAG GGAAGCAAGCAGTTGCTGAACAACTATCCTGTCTACATCACTAGTAAACAGTGGGATGAGGCTGTAAATTCTTCAAAGAAAGATGGAAGGCGGCTACTTCGATATCTCATCAGATTTGTTTTCACAACTGATGAGCTTAAGTACTCATGCGGCCTTGGAAAAAGGAAAAG AGTTCATTAG
- the BEND4 gene encoding BEN domain-containing protein 4 isoform X1 → MLMMMEEEMQAAEEGPSLPRLYRQRSPYSVLKTFPSKRPALPKRYERPTMVELPHLRPAGQPFPPAASSSSEPHHYPAAPGSYPSGPARAASLGHPRTPAPPLGPQAASSSSARYSHGQSGAAASGEGGISSSLELSAESRMILDAFAQQCSRVLNLLNCGGKLLDNNHSQSMISCVKQESTSYSERQEQCQLGKMVHSQTSDNLDIEMQYIQKKQQTSAFLRVFTDSLQNYLLSGSFASQNTSSVNDFGHLADVDPLSTSPVHTLGGWTSPATSESHGHPSSSTLPEEEEEEEEGYCPRCQELEQEVISLQQENEELRRKLESIPVPCQTVLDYLKTVLQHHNQLMIPQPTDHPTEGSKQLLNNYPVYITSKQWDEAVNSSKKDGRRLLRYLIRFVFTTDELKYSCGLGKRKRSVQSGETGPERRPLDPVKVTCLREFIRMHCTSNPDWWMPSEEQINKVFSDAVGHARQGRAVGTFLHNGNSYYEGIDHQGSQEEIFNRGIQDGSGD, encoded by the exons ATGCTGATGATGATGGAGGAGGAGATGCAGGcggcagaggaggggcccagccTCCCCAGGCTCTACAGGCAGAGGAGCCCCTACAGCGTCCTCAAGACCTTCCCCAGCAAGAGACCAGCCCTGCCCAAGCGCTACGAGAGACCCACCATGGTGGAGCTCCCGCACCTCCGGCCGGCGGGGCAGCCCTTCCCGCCCGCCGCCTCCAGCAGCAGCGAGCCGCACCACTACCCGGCGGCGCCCGGCTCCTACCCCAGCGGGCCTGCCCGAGCCGCCTCGCTGGGCCACCCCAGGACTCCCGCCCCGCCGCTGGGGCCCCaggcagcctcctcctcctcggccCGCTACAGCCACGGCCAGTCGGGGGCCGCGGCCAGCGGCGAGGGCGGcatcagcagcagcctggagctgAGCGCAG AGAGTCGTATGATTCTGGATGCCTTTGCCCAACAATGCAGCCGGGTTCTTAATCTTTTAAATTGTGGTGGAAAACTACTGGACAACAATCACTCTCAGTCCATGATTTCTTGTGTAAAGCAGGAAAGCACAAGTTATAGTGAAAGACAAGAGCAGTGTCAGCTGGGGAAAATGGTCCATAGTCAGACGTCAGACAATTTAGACATAGAGATGCAGTATattcaaaagaaacaacaaacctCAGCCTTTCTGAGGGTTTTTACTGATTCCCTTCAAAACTATTTGCTTTCTGGGAGCTTTGCATCTCAGAACACCTCATCAGTAAATGATTTTGGCCATTTGGCAGATGTGGATCCACTTTCAACCTCTCCAGTACACACTTTAGGTGGATGGACATCCCCAGCAACCTCTGAATCCCATGGTCACCCATCATCATCTACACttccagaggaggaagaggaggaggaggagggatactGTCCCCGATGTCAAGAGCTAGAGCAGGAGGTAATTTCACTACAACAAGAAAATGAGGAACTCCGGAGAAAACTAGAGAGCATTCCAG TGCCCTGCCAGACTGTTTTAGATTATTTGAAGACTGTACTTCAGCATCACAACCAACTTATGATACCTCAACCAACAGACCATCCAACAGAG GGAAGCAAGCAGTTGCTGAACAACTATCCTGTCTACATCACTAGTAAACAGTGGGATGAGGCTGTAAATTCTTCAAAGAAAGATGGAAGGCGGCTACTTCGATATCTCATCAGATTTGTTTTCACAACTGATGAGCTTAAGTACTCATGCGGCCTTGGAAAAAGGAAAAGGTCAGTGCAGTCAGGAGAGACAGGTCCTGAAAGACGTCCTCTGGATCCAGTAAAAGTAACATGTCTCAGAG AGTTCATTAGGATGCATTGTACTTCCAACCCTGATTGGTGGATGCCATCTGAAGAACAGATAAACAAGGTTTTCAGTGATGCAGTAGGACATGCTCGTCAAGGACGTGCAGTGGGGACTTTCCTTCATAACGGTAATTCATATTATGAAGGGATAGACCATCAAGGTTCACAAGAAGAAATCTTCAATAGGGGTATCCAAGATGGCTCTGGagattga